Within the Medicago truncatula cultivar Jemalong A17 chromosome 4, MtrunA17r5.0-ANR, whole genome shotgun sequence genome, the region aCTCCCACACATTTATCAGCAGTTTTTCCCTATatagattcattaaataactaTGTATCTGAACTATATATAATCTTCAAACATCAGTTACTtgataaatctaaaaaaataaatattgtttataaatattatttatattgttaATAAATATTGCTCATCTTGTTCACACACAAGATGAACCTAACAAACCAAACCAACTTGCTCGTAAACTTTAAATAAACTGAACTCAAACTAAAAAGTTCATTTCCAACTTGAGTCGAGTTTCAGCCCTACTTGTCATGAATAGGCAATCAAATGCCAATAATTATTTAAGAAATATTGGAATTTGCGAGGCACATTCAGTCGCACTGCAATAACTTAACCCAAGAAAGATTCACTACCATAATCTTAAAGCATCGCATTCATTGATCCATTCATTGATCCAGttacatttcttcattttaaatCACATGAAACTAAAGACACATGACAAGTCACAACAGAACATAACAGAATAGAAAGAAATACACAACAAAGGGAGCGGAAGTTTGAGTTTGACAACATAATAGATGAAATCTGCAAGAAAACAACCTCGCAAATTGTTCGCTGGCAGACGTAATATAGAAGCGGTACAATAAGTCATATAAAGCTTTCAATATCAAAATCGCTAGAAAGATCCATCCAACGGTTTAGCCTTGTATCAATCAAGTGAAAGCAATAAACGAATATAGAAAAGAAACCCAACTTCCCAATTGTGATGCAATCAGGCATATATTAATCCATCTTTCAATCAAGACTGTAACTGTGCCTAGACATCCCCAGCAAAACTTAAGGATGAGGTCAAGTTTTGATGTAAGTGGTTCCTTTGCCTGCCTGTAGAGATCTTGGATCAAGTGGAATACTCCCAACCTTTAAAACACCAGAAGACTCAGAAAATCCATTAACTCTGACTTGCATTGATCCGACTGTGACAACATCAATTGGTTCTGTGTTGGATGGTTTCGTCTCTACCTGTCTTGGGGTAATGGTGACTGAACCAATCTTCAGAACAGAAGAAATATCTTGCTTGTCAACCGCATCATTCTCAACCTTTTCATCCACAGATGTAGTGCTGGTGACATCAGAACTATTAACATTATGTGCCGCAGTTGAAACTGAAGTATGTTTTACGCTACCAAGTTCATCTGTCTTTGAATTTTTCTCATCACTTGCAGGATGAATTTCAAAAACATTATCCAGCTTTCGAGGTGGCGCCAACACTGGTATACTTACAAAACCCTTCATTAGGAACTTAGTTTTCTCCTCCTGCATGACCTTCTGTCGGTTTTCATAGTAAATAAAGTCATCAAGCAAAGATGTCTTCAAAGTATAATTTTTGAATATCTTCAGCATTTCCAGACCCTTTCTATACATTATCTGCACATGAGGAATGGGTATTTGATGGTCAAAATTATATTAACAGCAGGCAGAAAAAACTCACACCAAGCTGAAGACCCTCCTAAAGTCGACGAACCCACATTTTTTACCAGCTTATGCCTTTAAAAGGtatataaaatgaaagaaaatatacCAACATTTACTTCATTGAGACAATCAAGGGAAGAAGTCTGACAATTCAAAAGTGTTTACACAAACAAGCATGTGTGCATGCGATTAGGTGTGTGCGTATCTACCTACTCAATTGTTTCCTAACAAGGCAACACCATATTCACAAATTCGAACAATATTTTTCAACAGAGAATAAAGGATGTGCTTACTCAACTAAAAACTTGCATGTCAGTTATAAATGCTTCCAGGAACACTTGTCAATTTTAATTGATAACGAAACTACTGAATAGGAAACTTTGTATACCTCTTGTGTGTCTCGGCTGTTGGTTACAGGCTTGAACTCATTGTTCTCTAGTATTATGTGCCTAAAATTTCCATTTGGTACATCTTTTATGATGTGCCACTTTACAGGGAAGCTCCCACTCCATTTATCTTGCTGCCAGAAGTCCATATCCTTATTGAAGTCAACAGGACCAACCATCTCAGCAACTCCACAAAATTGACCGCTGGCATTAACCTACATTGAAAAAGAAAGGGTCAGTATGACTAATAGAAGGAAGGAAGCTTAAATTTGTACATAAGTTTTAGAAGTACAGAAAATGCGTCAACAAAGTTGAAACGCAccgaaaagaaaagaaatatagGACAGCCTCCAGATTTTCCAGTAGCTTTTCTCCTAGCATCTTCATAAGCACTCTGCAGTTTCTTGTTTCCATGAGGTGTTGATGACCACACGTTATATTTAATGCTTTTGTGAACGTCATCCTCACTGTAggattttataacaaaaaacttAGCAATTTCATTGTCAATAGGGAAGTCCTCCCTGTT harbors:
- the LOC11411723 gene encoding YTH domain-containing protein ECT4; this translates as MFNEGAPEFVVDQSMYYPAPTNYGFYCTGFESPGEWEDHHRIFGVDGPDIQYTGAQDESFPYVYYTPNYGFAQSPYNPYNPYIPGAMIGVDGSFGGEQQYYSLPNYQNPISSPTYIPLVQPDNFHHSSVDSLYDNSASVNRLDGRGSKHKFNSASAAFTRNSSKPSSNQTSSFLRVPEGPRANALAKKDSTNGSVPNSGFLNFASSPSHLARSADVSFQSVDTFSNGNVLPHRNQFKVAAPLSNGFSDYGSNANGQSAIAKLRPKVHVAPIDVNRSGVLLGEQNRGPRISRPKHHLPIKAYTAKSGDANTQENIIYTDQYNREDFPIDNEIAKFFVIKSYSEDDVHKSIKYNVWSSTPHGNKKLQSAYEDARRKATGKSGGCPIFLFFSVNASGQFCGVAEMVGPVDFNKDMDFWQQDKWSGSFPVKWHIIKDVPNGNFRHIILENNEFKPVTNSRDTQEIMYRKGLEMLKIFKNYTLKTSLLDDFIYYENRQKVMQEEKTKFLMKGFVSIPVLAPPRKLDNVFEIHPASDEKNSKTDELGSVKHTSVSTAAHNVNSSDVTSTTSVDEKVENDAVDKQDISSVLKIGSVTITPRQVETKPSNTEPIDVVTVGSMQVRVNGFSESSGVLKVGSIPLDPRSLQAGKGTTYIKT